Proteins encoded within one genomic window of Amycolatopsis nigrescens CSC17Ta-90:
- a CDS encoding HNH endonuclease signature motif containing protein produces MLYVDFSMLPPDWLSSMNAASIERLDVSQAVGVVISARRAICRMQAVQARAIAQVSRARGGARWVADELAPELRLSRETTATRVALAKALVSRMPCLLAAMTEGELDIEKARQAFDGVAVLSDELARQADEILADRIGEKNPSNWRKTVTRVVASLDPEGQRARAEARRKQRRVELHHEPDAMASLWAYLPVEIATAVYARIDMLARKLRGGDETRTMDQLRADVLAELLLGKGWEGLAAQVFIHIPLDTALGIRDDGCELVGHGPIPGEIGRQLMNQPGSVWRKVLTDPVSGTVRDIGRKRYRPPADLAELVRVRDRTCRAPGCNRPAQRCDADHCTAWSDNGDTCEHNLCCLCRHHHRLKDEPGWAFEFDPRTADLTVTTPTGRTYTTRPEPLLDPPPSPKTADEPPPF; encoded by the coding sequence ATGTTGTATGTTGATTTCAGTATGTTGCCGCCGGATTGGTTGTCGTCGATGAATGCGGCGTCGATTGAGCGGCTCGATGTGTCGCAGGCGGTGGGGGTGGTGATCTCGGCGCGGCGGGCGATCTGTCGTATGCAGGCGGTGCAAGCCCGCGCGATCGCGCAGGTCAGCCGGGCCCGCGGTGGTGCGCGGTGGGTCGCCGACGAGCTGGCGCCGGAGCTGCGGCTGTCCCGTGAAACGACCGCAACCCGGGTAGCCTTGGCGAAAGCGCTGGTGTCCCGGATGCCGTGTTTGCTGGCGGCGATGACTGAGGGCGAGTTGGATATCGAGAAGGCGCGTCAGGCGTTTGATGGTGTGGCGGTGTTGTCGGATGAATTGGCCCGTCAGGCCGATGAGATTTTGGCCGATCGGATTGGTGAGAAGAATCCGAGCAACTGGCGGAAAACGGTGACTCGGGTGGTGGCGAGTCTCGATCCGGAGGGGCAGCGGGCGCGGGCTGAAGCCCGCAGGAAGCAGCGGCGGGTCGAGTTGCACCACGAGCCCGACGCGATGGCCTCACTGTGGGCCTACCTTCCGGTCGAAATCGCGACCGCCGTGTATGCCCGCATCGACATGCTCGCCCGGAAGCTCCGCGGTGGCGATGAAACCCGGACGATGGACCAGCTTCGAGCGGATGTGTTGGCGGAGTTGCTGCTCGGTAAGGGTTGGGAAGGCTTGGCCGCTCAGGTGTTCATCCATATCCCGCTCGATACCGCGTTGGGTATCCGCGATGACGGCTGTGAGCTGGTCGGTCATGGCCCGATCCCGGGTGAGATCGGGCGTCAGCTCATGAACCAGCCGGGTTCGGTGTGGCGGAAGGTGCTGACCGATCCCGTATCGGGCACTGTCCGGGATATCGGCCGCAAGAGGTACCGTCCGCCCGCTGATCTCGCCGAACTGGTCCGAGTGCGTGACCGCACCTGCCGAGCACCAGGCTGCAACCGCCCCGCGCAACGCTGCGACGCCGACCATTGCACGGCGTGGTCAGACAATGGGGACACCTGCGAGCACAACCTGTGCTGCCTGTGCCGCCACCACCACCGGTTGAAAGACGAGCCCGGCTGGGCCTTCGAGTTCGACCCAAGAACGGCCGATCTCACGGTCACCACCCCCACCGGCCGCACCTACACCACCCGACCCGAACCACTGCTCGATCCGCCGCCATCACCGAAGACCGCCGACGAGCCTCCACCCTTCTAG
- a CDS encoding MFS transporter produces the protein MNPSPRTGLGGRYFLLLAAYIVSNAGTWIYRLTLPLLVLHLTGSALQTAALYALEYGPFLLLSLPGGVWADRFDRKRLLIAGDVLAGVIALALAILTSAGAAALPAIFVVAFLLACVEPVYHPAFQGLLPDIVEDRELDRANALMQSSDQILSMAGPVLAGGLVALFGYQAAIYIDAGSFAVSATILLFLRVGKRHLVAERAPKPSFRGDLAEAFRYIVRENRTLLAGSLLFTGTNFGIWLIQANLVYYLSTYLGLTAALVGVVFAAQGVGALAGALLAPVVIRRLGNGRTIVYSTTAAGALTALLTVFRDVVGISAVSAVVFALGSMNVVSWFTLRQRIVPPALMGRVVAATRMLAFSSIPLAALVAGALEDALHNMYLVILLGAALRFLVGLAGARTSLARGGLPATAATAR, from the coding sequence GTGAACCCGTCACCACGGACCGGCCTCGGTGGCCGCTACTTCCTGCTGCTCGCCGCCTACATCGTGTCGAACGCGGGCACCTGGATCTACCGGCTGACGCTGCCGCTGCTGGTGCTGCACCTGACCGGTTCGGCGTTGCAGACCGCGGCGTTGTACGCGCTGGAGTACGGGCCATTCCTGCTTCTTTCGCTGCCGGGCGGGGTGTGGGCTGACCGCTTCGACCGCAAACGACTGCTGATCGCCGGTGACGTGCTCGCCGGGGTGATCGCGCTGGCGCTGGCGATCCTGACCTCGGCCGGTGCGGCCGCGCTGCCCGCGATCTTCGTGGTGGCCTTCCTGCTCGCCTGCGTCGAGCCCGTCTACCACCCCGCCTTCCAGGGGCTGCTCCCCGACATCGTCGAAGACCGGGAACTGGACCGGGCCAACGCCCTGATGCAGTCCAGCGACCAGATCCTGAGCATGGCGGGCCCGGTGCTGGCCGGTGGGCTGGTCGCGTTGTTCGGCTACCAGGCGGCGATCTACATCGACGCCGGCTCGTTCGCGGTCAGCGCGACGATCCTGCTGTTCCTCCGCGTCGGCAAGCGACATCTCGTAGCGGAACGGGCGCCGAAGCCGAGTTTTCGCGGCGACCTCGCCGAAGCGTTCCGGTACATCGTGCGGGAGAACAGGACCCTGCTGGCCGGCAGCCTGCTGTTCACCGGTACCAACTTCGGCATCTGGCTGATCCAGGCCAACCTGGTTTACTACCTGTCCACCTACCTCGGGCTGACCGCCGCGCTGGTGGGTGTCGTGTTCGCGGCGCAGGGCGTCGGTGCCCTCGCCGGTGCCCTGCTGGCGCCGGTGGTGATCAGGCGGCTCGGCAACGGCAGGACCATCGTGTACTCGACGACGGCCGCCGGGGCGCTCACCGCGCTGCTGACCGTGTTCCGCGACGTGGTCGGGATCAGCGCGGTCTCCGCGGTGGTGTTCGCCCTCGGCTCGATGAACGTGGTCTCCTGGTTCACCCTCCGCCAGCGGATCGTCCCGCCGGCGCTGATGGGCCGGGTGGTGGCCGCGACCAGGATGCTCGCCTTCTCCAGCATCCCGCTGGCCGCGCTGGTGGCCGGCGCGCTGGAAGACGCCCTGCACAACATGTACCTGGTCATCCTGCTCGGCGCGGCACTCCGGTTCCTGGTCGGCCTCGCCGGTGCCCGTACCTCGCTGGCCCGCGGTGGACTGCCCGCAACCGCCGCGACGGCGCGGTGA
- a CDS encoding FAD/NAD(P)-binding protein, translated as MPSDCLRIGVIGAGPRGLSVLERLCANAAAGGGRARRVVVQVVDPCVGGRVWRTTQPSSLLMNTVACQVTMFTDESVECAGPKAPGPSLYEWARLVARNGSPGDHPAEVLAEAARLGPDSYPSRVFYGHYLGWTLRRTIRAAPPRVRIRIIERTAVALADEPGGTQVVTLDDGVELTGLDVVVLAQGHLPMPPGEEERRLQAFSAEHGLWYCPPGNPADADLDALAAGGKVALRGMGLNFFDYLALLTVDRGGRFTRRAGRLGYRPSGREPLLYAGSRRGVPHHSRGENQKGAKGRHEPRFLTASAVWRLQSRQVGGGRPEFRRDVWPLIAAEVETVYYHTLIGERLGSAAAGLFLRQRLAGMPDLLTMFGVEEREKWDWDRIARPWGTRGFGSSGEFQDWLLGYLRADVAEAKRGNVGSPLKAALDVLRDLRNEIRLVVDHGGLPGDSYRDELTSWYTPLNAFVSIGPPVSRTEEMIALIEAGVLRVLGPGMRVEPAPGGTGFVVSSASVPGSAVEVPALIEARLPVTDVRTTTDPLLRYLLASGQARPYEIPDGAGVPVETGGLFVTARPYHVVDARNRPHPRRFAFGVPTETVHWVTAAGIRPGVNSVILADADAVARAALSGGFRAAPNFSGRTVSRVGSQTFEPTLQPAEDRQ; from the coding sequence ATGCCGTCGGATTGCCTGCGGATAGGTGTGATCGGGGCGGGCCCGCGCGGGCTTTCCGTGCTGGAGCGCCTCTGCGCGAACGCGGCGGCCGGTGGTGGCCGCGCGCGGCGGGTTGTCGTGCAGGTCGTCGATCCGTGCGTCGGCGGCCGGGTCTGGCGAACCACCCAGCCGTCCAGCCTGCTGATGAACACGGTGGCCTGCCAGGTCACCATGTTCACCGACGAAAGCGTGGAATGCGCCGGGCCGAAGGCGCCGGGGCCGAGCCTCTACGAATGGGCCAGGCTGGTGGCACGGAACGGTTCCCCCGGTGACCATCCGGCCGAGGTACTGGCCGAGGCCGCCCGGCTGGGGCCGGATTCCTATCCCTCACGGGTTTTCTACGGGCACTACCTCGGTTGGACACTGCGCCGGACCATCCGGGCGGCACCGCCGCGGGTTCGGATCAGGATCATCGAACGCACCGCGGTCGCGCTCGCCGACGAGCCGGGCGGCACCCAGGTGGTCACCCTCGACGACGGTGTCGAGTTGACCGGACTGGACGTCGTGGTGCTCGCGCAGGGACACCTGCCGATGCCGCCCGGCGAAGAAGAACGGCGGCTGCAGGCGTTTTCCGCGGAACACGGGCTGTGGTACTGCCCGCCGGGCAACCCCGCGGACGCCGACCTGGACGCGCTCGCGGCTGGCGGCAAGGTCGCGCTGCGGGGCATGGGGTTGAACTTCTTCGACTACCTCGCCCTGCTCACCGTGGACCGCGGCGGCCGGTTCACCCGGCGTGCCGGCCGGCTCGGCTACCGGCCGTCCGGCCGGGAACCCTTGCTGTACGCCGGTTCGCGAAGGGGAGTTCCCCATCATTCCCGTGGCGAGAACCAAAAGGGCGCGAAAGGACGGCACGAGCCGCGTTTCCTCACCGCCAGTGCGGTGTGGCGGCTGCAGTCGCGGCAGGTGGGTGGCGGGCGGCCGGAGTTCCGCCGTGACGTGTGGCCGCTGATCGCCGCCGAAGTCGAGACCGTCTACTACCACACCCTGATCGGCGAACGGCTGGGATCCGCCGCGGCCGGCCTGTTCCTCCGGCAGCGGCTCGCCGGCATGCCGGATCTGCTGACCATGTTCGGCGTCGAGGAGCGGGAGAAATGGGACTGGGACCGGATCGCCCGGCCGTGGGGGACCCGCGGGTTCGGCAGTTCCGGCGAGTTCCAGGACTGGCTGCTCGGCTATCTCCGGGCCGACGTGGCGGAAGCGAAACGGGGCAATGTCGGCAGCCCGCTGAAGGCGGCATTGGACGTCTTGCGCGATCTCCGCAACGAGATCCGGCTCGTCGTCGACCACGGCGGGCTGCCCGGTGACTCGTACCGCGATGAGCTGACGAGCTGGTACACCCCGCTGAACGCGTTCGTCTCGATCGGGCCGCCGGTCAGCCGGACCGAGGAGATGATCGCGTTGATCGAGGCGGGGGTGCTCCGGGTGCTCGGGCCCGGCATGCGGGTCGAGCCGGCGCCCGGCGGTACCGGGTTCGTGGTGAGTTCGGCGAGTGTCCCGGGATCCGCGGTGGAGGTGCCCGCCCTGATCGAGGCCAGGCTGCCGGTGACTGACGTCCGGACGACCACCGATCCACTGCTGCGCTACCTGCTGGCCAGCGGCCAGGCCAGGCCGTACGAGATCCCGGACGGAGCCGGGGTGCCGGTGGAAACCGGCGGGCTGTTCGTCACGGCACGGCCCTATCACGTGGTGGACGCCCGAAACCGGCCGCATCCGCGCCGGTTCGCCTTCGGGGTGCCCACCGAGACCGTGCATTGGGTGACCGCGGCGGGCATCCGGCCAGGGGTGAACTCGGTGATCCTGGCCGACGCCGACGCGGTCGCCCGCGCGGCGTTGTCCGGCGGATTTCGGGCCGCACCGAACTTTTCCGGACGTACGGTGTCCCGCGTCGGTTCGCAGACCTTCGAACCGACCTTGCAACCAGCGGAGGACCGCCAGTGA
- a CDS encoding HesA/MoeB/ThiF family protein — protein MTPVFPVDGTLYVGGYGQVSEIPDEDGAIRRLFELLDGTRTVGQVHRELAADFPKVTEAEVVAAIEQFDEAGFLLDEGASAEGLLDDYELARWARNINFFGSYSRLSDNKYRYQRRLLDARVTLLGLGGLGCHLLLDLAAMGVGHVRVVEFDKVELSNLNRQILYRDADVGQPKIDLAVRRVKAFNPRIDIETIPRKLNSTQDVLEAVADADVVISVADRPKMEINHWVNEACVSAGVPLVTGGLDTQRLVYFTMIPGQTGCIECWRLGVFRTDQVSATLLSEKRERQIGGDNAAFVPLVTMTTGLLLGETVRLLTGVAPPIAGGRLMQVRFDDYQSTEHERWERLPDCPVCGDKAAPAAARPDRPAAVAAGQ, from the coding sequence ATGACACCCGTCTTCCCGGTCGACGGAACGCTCTATGTCGGCGGGTACGGGCAGGTGTCCGAAATTCCGGACGAGGACGGCGCGATCCGCCGCCTGTTCGAACTGCTCGACGGCACCAGGACGGTCGGGCAGGTGCATCGCGAACTGGCCGCGGATTTCCCGAAGGTGACCGAGGCCGAGGTGGTGGCCGCGATCGAGCAGTTCGACGAGGCCGGGTTCCTACTCGACGAAGGCGCGTCCGCGGAGGGACTGCTCGACGACTACGAACTGGCCAGGTGGGCGCGGAACATCAACTTCTTCGGCTCCTACAGCCGGCTTTCCGACAACAAGTACCGCTACCAGCGCAGGTTGCTGGACGCGCGGGTCACCCTGCTGGGACTGGGCGGGCTGGGCTGCCACCTGCTGCTCGACCTGGCGGCGATGGGCGTCGGCCACGTCCGGGTGGTCGAGTTCGACAAGGTGGAGCTGTCCAACCTGAACCGCCAGATCCTCTACCGCGACGCCGACGTCGGGCAGCCCAAGATCGATCTGGCGGTGCGGCGGGTCAAGGCGTTCAACCCCAGGATCGACATCGAGACGATCCCGCGGAAGCTCAACTCGACCCAGGACGTGCTCGAGGCGGTGGCGGACGCGGACGTGGTGATCTCGGTCGCCGACCGGCCGAAGATGGAGATCAACCACTGGGTCAACGAGGCTTGCGTCAGCGCGGGGGTGCCGCTGGTGACCGGCGGGCTGGACACCCAGCGGCTGGTCTACTTCACCATGATCCCAGGGCAGACCGGCTGCATCGAATGCTGGCGGCTCGGCGTCTTCCGCACCGACCAGGTCTCGGCCACCTTGCTCTCGGAGAAGCGCGAGCGGCAGATCGGCGGGGACAACGCGGCCTTCGTCCCGCTGGTGACCATGACGACCGGGCTGCTGCTCGGCGAGACCGTCCGGCTGCTGACCGGGGTCGCCCCGCCGATCGCCGGCGGCAGGCTGATGCAGGTGCGGTTCGACGACTACCAGTCCACCGAGCACGAACGGTGGGAGCGGTTGCCCGACTGCCCGGTGTGCGGGGACAAGGCCGCGCCGGCGGCCGCCCGCCCCGATCGGCCCGCCGCGGTCGCGGCGGGGCAGTAA
- a CDS encoding M3 family metallopeptidase, producing the protein MAETAALPRWHSTFIGIRESDLDGALGMVSGRLDEFSGKYLGKVAGMAADELAEALRDYESLLTPLQQATTYAEAKLAVDAEDPVSLALLDRCEALWDSVVERAEFFEREIGELPDSGAADLLRSPALAEYANHLRKVRAAAGLQPPAPVAGVFAQLDPIGGWERQARRLLDRIVVTDGGERLSLGNALPTLYQPDLRRRRRICAAISAALEPEVELRAAALAELTRARIARHRACGVAGWLHEEQLSNQVSHGEVTALLDVVHAQHDIVHHYYQAKSALFGGQLTDADRYAPVSASAPRLDWPEACAMVLNSFASLGKTVAAVAAELLDRGAVDALPRRGKRHGAFTFSMPGGHSCVLVNFTGSPRDVLTLAHELGHAVHGRLSGRQGMLNFAAPTVLAETVALFAEAVVMETYGPQLDAAGRQSLLARRLEDQLVAIFRQVALHDFEASVHELVGAGELPGEAAFGDIWIRGQAALYGPAVSLGAGYRHWWSYVDSFFFTPGTRYAYAFGQLAATALLVRHRGDPAGFATRFERLLRAGGSGPPAALLADVGLRTADPGGWQAGMSAIRRQVEEFADRAAVRSSG; encoded by the coding sequence ATGGCTGAGACTGCGGCACTGCCGCGTTGGCATTCGACTTTCATCGGCATTCGTGAATCGGACCTCGACGGTGCGCTGGGCATGGTTTCCGGAAGGCTGGATGAATTCTCCGGAAAATATCTGGGCAAGGTCGCCGGTATGGCGGCGGACGAGCTGGCGGAGGCGTTGCGGGACTACGAAAGCCTGCTCACCCCGCTGCAACAGGCGACGACCTATGCCGAGGCGAAGCTCGCGGTCGACGCCGAGGACCCCGTCTCGCTCGCCCTCTTGGACCGGTGTGAAGCGCTGTGGGACTCGGTGGTCGAGCGGGCGGAGTTCTTCGAACGGGAGATCGGCGAACTGCCGGATTCCGGGGCGGCGGACCTGCTGCGGAGTCCGGCGCTCGCCGAATACGCCAACCACCTGCGGAAAGTACGGGCGGCCGCCGGGCTTCAGCCGCCGGCACCGGTCGCCGGCGTGTTCGCCCAGCTGGACCCGATCGGCGGCTGGGAACGGCAGGCAAGGAGGCTGCTCGACCGGATCGTGGTGACCGACGGCGGCGAACGGCTCAGCCTCGGCAACGCGCTGCCGACGCTGTACCAGCCCGATCTGCGCCGGCGCCGCCGGATCTGCGCGGCGATCTCGGCCGCACTGGAGCCCGAGGTGGAGCTGCGGGCCGCCGCACTGGCCGAACTCACCCGGGCGCGGATCGCCCGGCACCGTGCCTGCGGCGTGGCCGGCTGGCTGCACGAAGAACAGCTGTCGAACCAGGTGTCCCACGGCGAAGTGACCGCGCTGCTCGACGTGGTGCACGCGCAGCACGACATCGTCCACCACTACTACCAGGCGAAGTCGGCCTTGTTCGGCGGCCAGCTCACCGACGCCGACCGATATGCGCCGGTGTCCGCTTCGGCGCCGCGGTTGGACTGGCCCGAAGCCTGCGCGATGGTGCTGAACTCGTTCGCGTCACTGGGAAAGACCGTGGCGGCGGTGGCCGCCGAACTGCTCGACCGCGGCGCGGTGGACGCCTTGCCGCGCCGCGGCAAGCGGCACGGCGCGTTCACCTTCAGCATGCCCGGCGGGCACAGCTGCGTGCTGGTCAACTTCACCGGCAGCCCGCGCGACGTGCTCACCCTGGCCCACGAGCTCGGGCATGCCGTGCACGGCCGGCTCTCCGGCAGGCAGGGGATGCTGAACTTTGCGGCCCCCACGGTGCTCGCCGAGACGGTGGCACTGTTCGCCGAAGCCGTGGTGATGGAGACCTACGGCCCGCAGCTGGACGCCGCCGGCCGGCAGTCGCTGCTGGCCAGGCGGTTGGAAGACCAGCTGGTCGCGATCTTCCGGCAGGTCGCCCTGCACGACTTCGAAGCCTCCGTGCACGAACTGGTCGGTGCGGGCGAGCTGCCCGGCGAGGCCGCGTTCGGGGATATCTGGATCCGAGGGCAAGCCGCCCTGTACGGGCCGGCGGTGTCGCTGGGGGCCGGCTACCGGCACTGGTGGAGTTACGTCGACAGCTTCTTCTTCACACCGGGCACCAGGTACGCCTATGCGTTCGGCCAGCTCGCGGCGACCGCGCTGCTGGTGCGCCATCGCGGTGACCCGGCTGGCTTCGCCACCCGCTTCGAGCGGCTGCTGCGGGCCGGTGGCAGCGGACCACCGGCGGCGCTGCTCGCCGACGTCGGGCTGCGCACCGCCGATCCCGGCGGCTGGCAGGCCGGCATGTCCGCGATCCGGCGGCAGGTCGAGGAGTTCGCCGACCGCGCGGCCGTGCGTTCTTCCGGCTGA
- a CDS encoding MFS transporter: MVPDAEPSTTAGEQESAAAVDRPATYRRIALRIMPLLVVCYIVSFIDRTNIGIAQQGLRRDLGLGPAVYGLGVTLFFVGFILFEVPSNALLARIGARRTLVRIMASWGVVTIATMFVQDELTFYLARFLLGVTEAGFFPGALFYLSRWFPSARRTRMTAVFFIGVPVSGVIGSVVSGAVMHAFGGVGGLADWQWLFLVEGIPPVILAFVVFRWLVDEPEQARWLSPAEKAAVRADLDEDQRRKNETSGPAEGHGGLLVALRDRKVWILGLCACGAYTLANAVSFWTPRIIAEAGVGNVLNLGLFSALPPLAGIVVMLVVGRHSDRTLERRWHVAVSWLVAALAMVAISFSGGNVLVVVILLAVLAAAHYAGLTVFYSIPSIYLSERAAATGIAVVTSMGSFAAAVSPSLLGFIQASTGSLGLGLRISAGIVLLAIVLVLLGVRAGDLPERRDS; the protein is encoded by the coding sequence ATGGTGCCTGACGCCGAACCCAGCACCACCGCCGGCGAGCAGGAGTCCGCGGCCGCCGTGGACCGTCCGGCCACCTACCGCCGGATCGCGCTGCGGATCATGCCGTTGCTGGTGGTCTGCTACATCGTCAGCTTCATCGACCGCACCAACATCGGGATCGCTCAGCAGGGCTTGCGCCGCGACCTCGGCCTCGGGCCCGCCGTGTACGGGCTCGGCGTGACCCTGTTCTTCGTCGGCTTCATCCTGTTCGAGGTGCCCAGCAACGCGCTGCTGGCCAGGATCGGCGCCCGCCGGACGCTGGTGCGGATCATGGCCTCCTGGGGCGTGGTCACCATCGCCACCATGTTCGTGCAGGACGAGCTGACCTTCTACCTGGCCAGGTTCCTGCTCGGCGTCACCGAGGCCGGGTTCTTCCCCGGTGCGCTGTTCTACCTCTCCCGCTGGTTCCCTTCGGCGCGGCGCACCCGGATGACCGCCGTCTTCTTCATCGGCGTGCCGGTTTCCGGGGTGATCGGCTCGGTCGTCTCCGGCGCCGTCATGCATGCCTTCGGTGGGGTCGGCGGTCTCGCCGACTGGCAGTGGTTGTTCCTCGTCGAGGGCATCCCACCGGTCATCCTGGCGTTCGTCGTCTTCCGCTGGCTGGTCGACGAGCCGGAGCAGGCGCGTTGGCTGAGCCCGGCCGAGAAGGCGGCCGTCCGCGCGGATCTCGACGAGGACCAGCGGCGGAAGAACGAGACGTCCGGGCCGGCCGAAGGGCACGGTGGGCTGCTGGTCGCCTTGCGCGACCGGAAGGTCTGGATACTGGGGCTCTGCGCCTGCGGGGCCTACACCCTGGCCAACGCGGTGTCGTTCTGGACCCCGCGCATCATCGCCGAGGCCGGCGTCGGCAACGTGCTCAACCTGGGGTTGTTCTCCGCGCTGCCGCCGCTGGCCGGCATCGTGGTGATGCTGGTCGTCGGCAGGCATTCCGACCGCACCCTCGAGCGGCGCTGGCACGTCGCGGTGAGCTGGCTGGTCGCCGCGCTGGCGATGGTGGCGATCTCGTTCTCCGGTGGGAACGTGCTGGTCGTGGTCATCCTGCTGGCGGTGCTGGCCGCCGCGCACTACGCGGGACTGACGGTGTTCTACTCGATCCCGTCGATCTACCTGTCCGAGCGCGCCGCCGCCACCGGCATCGCGGTCGTGACGTCGATGGGCTCCTTCGCCGCCGCGGTGTCGCCGTCCCTGCTCGGCTTCATCCAGGCCAGCACCGGGAGTCTCGGCCTCGGCCTGCGGATCAGCGCCGGGATCGTGCTGCTCGCGATCGTGCTGGTGCTGCTCGGGGTCCGTGCCGGAGATTTACCCGAACGCCGCGATTCCTGA
- a CDS encoding MarR family winged helix-turn-helix transcriptional regulator — translation MTRRRGGDDLVPISGLLSYRLSRTSSALSRSAALRYRREFDVSLGEWRAIALIATDATLTLNRLARRAGLDKAQMSRVVTKLTDRGLVSRTPGSGRTSQLDLTATGKKVYAGLIGAANDRDTTFLGILSPDEREVLERALDKLADLALSLEQQEREAQAGE, via the coding sequence ATGACTCGACGCAGGGGCGGCGACGACCTCGTACCCATCTCCGGACTGCTGTCCTACCGCCTGTCCCGCACGTCGTCCGCGCTGTCCAGGAGCGCCGCGCTGCGCTACCGCCGCGAGTTCGACGTCAGCCTCGGCGAATGGCGCGCGATCGCGCTGATCGCCACCGACGCGACCCTGACCCTGAACCGGCTCGCCCGGCGGGCCGGCCTGGACAAGGCCCAGATGAGCCGGGTGGTCACCAAGCTCACCGACCGAGGACTGGTGAGCCGCACACCCGGCTCGGGGCGCACTTCGCAGCTCGACCTCACCGCCACCGGCAAGAAGGTCTACGCCGGACTGATCGGCGCCGCGAACGACCGCGACACCACCTTCCTCGGCATCCTGTCGCCGGACGAGCGCGAGGTGCTCGAACGCGCCCTTGACAAGCTGGCCGACCTGGCACTGTCGCTCGAACAGCAGGAGCGGGAGGCGCAGGCCGGGGAGTGA
- a CDS encoding hydroxymethylglutaryl-CoA lyase, translating to MTDAVTICECFARDGLQHEPVFLPTETKIELLERFVTAGFTRIEATSYSHPDRVPAFADASQVLAGIPRPPGVAFKATCPNPRAVSRALEDLDRGAGAEELSLLVSATETHTERNLRSTRARQWERVAEMAALAGGRFRLVGVVSVAFGCPFEGQVDPARVAEDVARFAEVGAAAVTLGDTTGVATPATVATLFRRLERDRPDLPVIAHFHNTRGTGIANAVAALDAGCRHFDSALGGVGGHPATIEYGAGLTGNVCTEDLVWLFDAMGVRTGLDLDALAGASRACEAALGRQLHSMVARAGFSSAASPA from the coding sequence TTGACCGATGCGGTCACGATCTGCGAGTGCTTTGCCAGGGACGGGCTCCAGCACGAACCGGTCTTCCTCCCCACCGAGACCAAGATCGAGCTGCTCGAACGGTTCGTCACCGCGGGCTTCACCCGCATCGAGGCGACGAGCTACAGCCACCCCGACCGGGTGCCCGCGTTCGCCGACGCGAGCCAGGTGCTCGCCGGGATTCCCCGGCCGCCCGGGGTCGCGTTCAAGGCGACCTGCCCGAACCCGCGGGCGGTCAGTCGCGCGCTCGAAGACCTCGACCGGGGCGCCGGCGCCGAGGAGCTGAGCCTGCTCGTTTCGGCCACCGAGACGCACACCGAGCGCAACCTGCGCAGCACCAGGGCCCGGCAGTGGGAGCGGGTCGCCGAGATGGCCGCGCTGGCCGGCGGGCGGTTCCGCCTGGTCGGGGTGGTGTCGGTGGCGTTCGGCTGCCCGTTCGAGGGCCAGGTCGACCCGGCGCGGGTCGCCGAGGACGTGGCGCGGTTCGCCGAAGTAGGCGCGGCCGCGGTGACCCTCGGTGACACCACCGGGGTGGCCACGCCGGCGACGGTGGCCACCCTGTTCCGGCGGCTCGAACGCGACCGTCCCGACCTGCCGGTGATCGCGCACTTCCACAACACCCGCGGCACCGGGATCGCGAACGCGGTGGCCGCGCTGGACGCGGGCTGCCGGCATTTCGACAGCGCGCTGGGCGGGGTCGGCGGGCATCCGGCGACCATCGAGTACGGCGCCGGGCTCACCGGCAACGTGTGCACCGAGGACCTGGTGTGGCTGTTCGACGCGATGGGCGTGCGCACCGGCCTCGACCTGGACGCGCTCGCCGGCGCGTCGCGCGCCTGCGAAGCCGCGCTCGGCAGGCAGTTGCACAGCATGGTCGCCCGCGCCGGCTTCTCCTCGGCCGCGTCCCCCGCCTGA